In one window of Azoarcus olearius DNA:
- the rpsG gene encoding 30S ribosomal protein S7, with product MPRRREVPKREVLPDPKFASQDVSKFINVIMQSGKKSVAERIVYGAFDHITAKASKDPLEVFAAAVANVKPVVEVKSRRVGGANYQVPVEVRPSRRMALSMRWLREAARKRAEKSMAQRLAGELLEAAEGRGAAMKKREEVHRMAEANKAFSHYRF from the coding sequence ATGCCGCGTCGTCGTGAAGTACCGAAGCGTGAAGTTCTCCCGGATCCGAAGTTCGCTTCCCAGGATGTTTCCAAGTTCATCAACGTGATCATGCAGTCCGGCAAGAAGTCGGTTGCGGAGCGCATCGTCTACGGCGCGTTCGATCACATCACCGCGAAGGCGAGCAAGGATCCGCTCGAAGTGTTCGCGGCCGCCGTTGCCAACGTGAAGCCGGTTGTTGAAGTGAAGAGCCGCCGCGTCGGTGGTGCCAACTACCAGGTTCCGGTCGAAGTGCGTCCGTCGCGCCGCATGGCGCTGTCGATGCGCTGGTTGCGCGAAGCTGCGCGCAAGCGTGCCGAAAAGTCGATGGCTCAGCGCCTCGCTGGCGAGCTGCTCGAGGCGGCGGAAGGCCGCGGCGCCGCGATGAAGAAGCGCGAAGAAGTGCACCGGATGGCCGAAGCCAACAAGGCGTTCTCGCACTACCGCTTCTGA
- the rpsS gene encoding 30S ribosomal protein S19 produces the protein MARSIKKGPFIDAHLLKKVDAARASNDKRPIKTWSRRSTVLPDFVGLTIAVHNGRQHIPVYVSENMVGHKLGEFALTRTFKGHAASKKAKR, from the coding sequence ATGGCACGTTCTATCAAGAAAGGCCCGTTTATCGACGCGCACCTTCTGAAGAAGGTTGACGCCGCGCGGGCGAGCAACGACAAGCGTCCGATCAAGACTTGGTCGCGCCGCTCCACGGTCCTGCCGGACTTCGTGGGTCTTACGATTGCGGTCCACAACGGCCGCCAGCACATCCCGGTGTACGTGTCCGAGAACATGGTCGGTCACAAGCTCGGCGAGTTTGCCCTGACCCGTACGTTCAAGGGTCACGCGGCGAGCAAGAAGGCCAAGAGGTAA
- the rplP gene encoding 50S ribosomal protein L16, whose product MLQPSRRKYRKEQKGRNTGLATRGTKVSFGDFGLKAIARGRLTARQIESARRAMTRHIKRGGRIWIRIFPDKPISKKPAEVRMGNGKGNPEYWVAEIQPGKVLYEMDGVDEALAREAFRLAAAKLPLETVFVTRQVG is encoded by the coding sequence ATGCTGCAGCCGTCGAGAAGGAAATACCGCAAGGAGCAGAAAGGTCGCAACACCGGCCTGGCGACGCGCGGCACCAAGGTCAGCTTCGGTGATTTCGGTCTGAAGGCGATTGCCCGCGGTCGTCTGACTGCCCGTCAGATTGAATCCGCGCGTCGCGCGATGACTCGCCACATCAAGCGTGGCGGTCGGATCTGGATCCGGATTTTCCCGGACAAGCCGATTTCGAAGAAGCCCGCGGAAGTGCGGATGGGTAACGGTAAGGGTAACCCCGAGTACTGGGTCGCTGAGATCCAGCCCGGCAAGGTGCTCTACGAGATGGACGGCGTGGACGAGGCGCTCGCCCGCGAAGCTTTCCGGCTTGCCGCCGCCAAGCTTCCGCTCGAGACCGTGTTTGTCACTCGTCAGGTGGGGTAA
- the rplC gene encoding 50S ribosomal protein L3, whose protein sequence is MSLGLVGRKVGMTRIFADDGRSIPVTVLDVSDNKVTQIKTPEADGYSAVQVAFGKRRASRVVKPIAGHLAKAGVEPSRVLKEFRVEPEGLASLKAGDQVSVEIFSVGQKVDVTGVSIGKGFSGPIKRHNFSSNRASHGNSVSHNSPGSIGMAQDPGRVFPGKRMAGQYGAVQRTTLGLEVVRVDAERQLLLVKGAVPGAKGGDVVVRPAIKA, encoded by the coding sequence ATGAGTCTAGGCCTTGTTGGTCGCAAGGTCGGCATGACTCGCATCTTTGCGGATGATGGGCGTTCCATCCCCGTGACGGTGCTTGACGTGTCCGATAACAAAGTGACCCAGATCAAGACGCCTGAAGCCGATGGTTATTCCGCGGTTCAGGTCGCCTTTGGCAAGCGCCGCGCAAGTCGCGTCGTGAAGCCGATCGCTGGTCATCTCGCCAAGGCGGGCGTCGAGCCCAGCCGCGTGCTGAAGGAGTTTCGCGTGGAGCCGGAAGGCCTCGCGAGTCTGAAGGCGGGCGATCAAGTCAGCGTCGAAATTTTCTCGGTTGGGCAGAAGGTCGATGTGACCGGTGTGTCGATCGGTAAGGGTTTCTCCGGTCCGATCAAGCGTCACAACTTCTCCTCGAACCGCGCCTCCCACGGTAACTCCGTGTCGCATAACTCGCCGGGTTCGATCGGTATGGCGCAGGATCCGGGTCGCGTCTTCCCGGGTAAGCGCATGGCTGGTCAATACGGTGCGGTTCAGCGCACCACGCTCGGGCTCGAGGTCGTGCGCGTCGATGCCGAGCGTCAGCTGCTTCTCGTCAAGGGTGCCGTTCCGGGTGCCAAGGGCGGCGACGTGGTCGTTCGTCCGGCTATCAAGGCGTAA
- the tuf gene encoding elongation factor Tu, which translates to MAKGKFERTKPHVNVGTIGHVDHGKTTLTAAITTILSKKFGGEAKAYDQIDAAPEEKARGITINTAHVEYETATRHYAHVDCPGHADYVKNMITGAAQMDGAILVCSAADGPMPQTREHILLARQVGVPYIIVFLNKCDMVDDEELLELVEMEVRELLSKYDFPGDDIPIVKGSALKALEGDQSDIGEPAIFRLADALDSYIPTPERAIDKPFLLPIEDVFSISGRGTVVTGRVERGIVKVGEEIEIVGIKPTVKTTCTGVEMFRKLLDQGQAGDNVGVLLRGTKREDVERGQVLCKPGSITPHTHFTGEIYVLSKEEGGRHTPFFNNYRPQFYFRTTDVTGSISLPEGTEMVMPGDNVSITVKLIAPIAMEEGLRFAIREGGRTVGAGVVAKIIE; encoded by the coding sequence ATGGCTAAGGGTAAGTTCGAGCGGACGAAACCGCACGTAAACGTTGGTACGATCGGTCACGTTGACCACGGCAAGACGACGCTGACGGCGGCGATCACCACGATTCTGTCGAAGAAGTTCGGCGGTGAAGCGAAGGCCTACGACCAGATCGACGCGGCGCCGGAAGAAAAGGCGCGTGGCATCACCATCAACACCGCGCACGTCGAGTACGAAACCGCGACCCGTCACTACGCCCACGTCGATTGCCCGGGCCACGCTGACTACGTCAAGAACATGATCACCGGCGCTGCGCAGATGGACGGCGCGATCCTGGTGTGTTCGGCCGCGGACGGCCCGATGCCGCAGACCCGCGAGCACATCCTGCTGGCGCGTCAGGTCGGTGTGCCGTACATCATCGTCTTCCTGAACAAGTGCGACATGGTCGACGACGAAGAGCTGCTCGAGCTGGTCGAAATGGAAGTGCGCGAACTGCTCTCCAAGTACGACTTCCCGGGCGATGACATTCCCATCGTCAAGGGTTCGGCGCTGAAGGCGCTCGAAGGCGACCAGTCCGACATCGGCGAGCCGGCGATCTTCCGCCTGGCCGACGCGCTGGACAGCTACATCCCGACCCCGGAGCGTGCGATCGACAAGCCCTTCCTGCTGCCGATCGAAGACGTGTTCTCGATCTCCGGCCGCGGTACCGTGGTGACCGGTCGTGTCGAGCGCGGCATCGTGAAGGTTGGCGAAGAAATCGAAATCGTCGGCATCAAGCCCACCGTCAAGACCACCTGCACCGGCGTGGAAATGTTCCGCAAGCTGCTGGACCAGGGTCAGGCGGGCGACAACGTCGGCGTGCTGCTGCGCGGCACCAAGCGTGAAGACGTCGAGCGTGGCCAGGTGCTGTGCAAGCCGGGTTCGATCACCCCGCACACCCACTTCACCGGCGAAATCTACGTGCTGTCGAAGGAAGAGGGCGGTCGTCACACCCCGTTCTTCAACAACTACCGTCCGCAGTTCTACTTCCGTACCACCGACGTGACCGGTTCGATCTCGCTGCCCGAAGGCACCGAGATGGTCATGCCGGGCGACAACGTGTCGATCACCGTGAAGCTGATCGCCCCGATCGCCATGGAAGAAGGCCTGCGTTTCGCCATCCGTGAAGGCGGTCGTACCGTCGGCGCCGGCGTCGTTGCCAAGATCATCGAGTAA
- the rpmC gene encoding 50S ribosomal protein L29 codes for MKASELRAKSVDELNGELLELLKAQFSLRMQLATQQLSNTSQIGKVRRDIARVRTLLREKAGQK; via the coding sequence ATGAAAGCGAGTGAACTTCGCGCCAAGAGCGTGGACGAATTGAACGGAGAGTTGCTTGAGTTGTTGAAGGCGCAGTTTTCGCTGCGCATGCAACTGGCTACCCAGCAACTGAGCAATACCAGTCAGATTGGCAAGGTGCGCCGGGACATCGCCCGGGTGCGCACCCTCCTTCGGGAAAAGGCGGGCCAGAAATGA
- the rpsL gene encoding 30S ribosomal protein S12, which translates to MPTINQLVRKPRQMDVVKSKVPALEACPQKRGVCTRVYTTTPKKPNSALRKVAKVRLTNGFEVISYIGGEGHNLQEHSVVLIRGGRVKDLPGVRYHIVRGSLDLQGVKDRKQSRSKYGAKRPKKA; encoded by the coding sequence ATGCCAACAATCAATCAGCTTGTCCGCAAGCCGCGTCAGATGGACGTCGTCAAGAGCAAGGTTCCTGCTCTCGAAGCCTGCCCGCAGAAGCGCGGCGTCTGCACCCGTGTCTATACCACGACCCCGAAGAAGCCGAACTCCGCGCTGCGTAAGGTTGCGAAGGTTCGTCTGACCAATGGTTTCGAGGTCATCTCCTACATCGGCGGCGAAGGTCACAACCTGCAGGAGCACTCGGTTGTCCTGATCCGCGGCGGCCGTGTGAAGGACTTGCCTGGTGTGCGTTATCACATCGTGCGTGGTTCCCTTGACCTTCAAGGCGTCAAGGACCGGAAGCAGTCGCGCTCGAAGTACGGCGCCAAGCGTCCGAAGAAAGCCTGA
- the rpsJ gene encoding 30S ribosomal protein S10 yields the protein MQNQKIRIRLKAFDYRLIDQSALEIVDTAKRTGAVVRGPVPLPTRIERFNLLRSPHVNKTSRDQMEIRTHQRLMDIIDPTDKTVDALMKLDLPAGVDVEIKLQ from the coding sequence ATGCAAAACCAGAAGATCCGTATCCGCCTGAAGGCTTTCGACTATCGCCTGATCGACCAGTCCGCGCTGGAGATCGTCGATACCGCCAAGCGCACCGGCGCCGTGGTTCGTGGGCCGGTGCCGCTGCCGACTCGTATCGAGCGCTTCAACCTGCTGCGTTCGCCGCACGTCAACAAGACTTCGCGCGACCAGATGGAGATTCGCACCCATCAGCGTCTGATGGACATCATCGACCCGACGGACAAGACCGTCGATGCGCTGATGAAGCTCGATCTGCCGGCGGGCGTGGACGTCGAGATCAAGCTGCAGTAA
- the rplD gene encoding 50S ribosomal protein L4 — MELKLLNEQGQPASTLDASDVLFAREYNEALVHQVVTAYLANARSGNRAQKGRSEIAKSTRKPFRQKGTGNARAGMASSPLWRGGGKIFPNSPDENFSQKVNRKMYRAGVAAILSQLAREDRLAVVDNFSVEAPKTRLLAEKLKGMGLDSVLVITDGLDENLFLSSRNLHKVLVLDVHETDPVSLVRFPKVLVTKGALAKMEEAWQ; from the coding sequence ATGGAACTCAAATTGTTGAATGAACAGGGCCAGCCTGCTTCGACGCTCGATGCGTCGGATGTGCTGTTCGCCCGCGAGTACAACGAAGCGCTCGTTCACCAGGTCGTCACTGCCTATCTCGCCAACGCGCGCTCGGGTAATCGCGCCCAGAAGGGGCGTTCCGAGATCGCGAAGTCGACCCGCAAGCCGTTCCGGCAGAAGGGTACCGGCAATGCGCGCGCCGGTATGGCGTCGAGCCCGCTGTGGCGTGGCGGCGGCAAGATCTTCCCGAACAGCCCTGACGAGAACTTCTCGCAGAAGGTGAATCGGAAGATGTATCGCGCCGGTGTTGCCGCAATCCTGTCGCAACTCGCCCGCGAAGACCGTCTCGCCGTGGTCGACAACTTCAGCGTCGAAGCGCCGAAGACTCGTCTGCTGGCCGAGAAGCTGAAGGGTATGGGGCTGGATTCCGTGCTCGTGATCACCGATGGTCTCGACGAGAACCTGTTCCTGTCGTCGCGCAACCTGCACAAGGTGCTGGTGCTCGACGTGCACGAAACTGATCCGGTGTCGCTGGTGCGGTTCCCGAAGGTGCTGGTCACCAAGGGTGCGCTGGCCAAGATGGAGGAAGCGTGGCAATGA
- the rplV gene encoding 50S ribosomal protein L22, which produces METKAILRGVRLSAQKGRLVADLVRGKSVDQALNILAFSPKKGAKIIRKVVESAIANAEHNDGADIDALKVKTIYVEEGTTLKRFTARAKGRGNRILKPTCHVFVTVGE; this is translated from the coding sequence ATGGAAACTAAAGCTATTCTCCGTGGCGTCCGCCTGTCCGCTCAGAAGGGTCGGCTGGTTGCAGACCTGGTGCGCGGCAAGTCGGTCGACCAGGCGCTGAACATTCTGGCCTTCTCGCCCAAGAAGGGCGCGAAGATCATTCGCAAGGTGGTCGAGTCTGCGATTGCGAACGCCGAGCACAACGACGGCGCCGACATCGACGCGCTGAAGGTCAAGACCATCTACGTGGAAGAGGGCACTACCCTCAAGCGTTTCACCGCGCGTGCGAAGGGTCGTGGCAACCGCATCCTCAAGCCCACCTGCCACGTCTTCGTGACGGTCGGCGAGTAA
- the fusA gene encoding elongation factor G, protein MARKTPIERYRNIGISAHIDAGKTTTTERILYYTGVNHKIGEVHDGAATMDWMAQEQERGITITSAATTCFWKGMDLNFPEHRFNIIDTPGHVDFTIEVERSMRVLDGACMVYCAVGGVQPQSETVWRQATKYKVPRLAFVNKMDRSGANFYKVVDQMKMRLKANPVPIVLPIGAEEGFKGVVDLIKMKAIIWDEASQGMKFEYQDIPAELQGDAETWREQMVEAAAEANEDLMNEYLENGDLSEEKIKLGLRTRTIACEIQPMLCGTAFKNKGVQRMLDAVIEFLPSPVDIPPVAGVDDNEKEVTRKADDKEKFAALAFKLMTDPFVGQLTFVRVYSGVLNSGETVLNSVKNKKERIGRILQMHANEREEIKEVLAGDIAACVGLKEVTTGETLCDPSAPIILERMVFPDPVIHVAVEPKTKGDQEKMGIALGRLAAEDPSFRVRTDEESGQTIISGMGELHLEIIVDRMKREFNVEANVGAPQVAYREAIRKAVEQEGKFVKQSGGRGQYGHVWIKLEPNETGKGYEFVDAIKGGVVPREYIPAVDKGLQETLPNGVLAGFPVVDVKVTLFDGSYHDVDSNENAFKMAASMAFKDAMRKANPILLEPMMAVVVETPEDYMGNVMGDLSGRRGIVQGMDDLPGGMKEIKAEVPLAEMFGYATQLRSLTQGRATYSMEFKHYSEAPKSVAEAVISNRK, encoded by the coding sequence GTGGCTCGCAAGACTCCTATTGAGCGCTACCGCAATATCGGTATTTCCGCTCACATCGACGCCGGCAAGACGACTACCACCGAGCGGATCCTTTACTACACCGGTGTGAACCACAAGATCGGTGAAGTGCATGACGGCGCCGCAACCATGGACTGGATGGCGCAGGAGCAGGAGCGCGGGATCACGATCACGTCCGCGGCGACGACCTGCTTCTGGAAGGGCATGGATCTGAACTTCCCCGAGCATCGCTTCAACATCATCGACACCCCGGGGCACGTCGACTTCACCATCGAAGTCGAGCGTTCCATGCGCGTGCTCGACGGCGCCTGCATGGTGTATTGCGCCGTCGGTGGCGTGCAGCCCCAGTCGGAGACCGTGTGGCGCCAGGCGACCAAGTACAAGGTGCCGCGTCTCGCGTTCGTCAACAAGATGGACCGCTCGGGCGCCAACTTCTACAAGGTCGTCGACCAGATGAAGATGCGTCTGAAGGCCAACCCGGTGCCTATCGTGCTGCCGATCGGCGCGGAAGAAGGCTTCAAGGGTGTCGTCGATCTGATCAAGATGAAGGCGATCATCTGGGACGAAGCCTCCCAGGGCATGAAGTTCGAGTATCAGGACATCCCGGCCGAACTCCAGGGCGATGCCGAAACCTGGCGCGAGCAGATGGTTGAAGCGGCCGCCGAGGCCAACGAAGACCTGATGAACGAGTATCTCGAGAACGGCGATCTGTCCGAAGAGAAGATCAAGCTCGGTCTGCGCACCCGTACGATCGCGTGTGAAATCCAGCCGATGCTGTGCGGTACCGCCTTCAAGAACAAGGGCGTGCAGCGCATGCTCGACGCGGTCATCGAGTTCCTGCCGTCGCCGGTCGATATCCCGCCTGTTGCCGGTGTGGACGACAACGAGAAGGAAGTCACCCGCAAGGCGGATGACAAGGAAAAGTTTGCTGCGCTCGCGTTCAAGCTGATGACCGACCCGTTCGTCGGCCAGCTGACCTTCGTTCGCGTCTATTCCGGCGTGCTGAATTCCGGTGAGACCGTGCTGAACTCGGTCAAGAACAAGAAGGAGCGCATCGGCCGCATCCTGCAGATGCACGCGAACGAGCGCGAGGAAATCAAGGAAGTGCTCGCTGGCGACATCGCTGCGTGCGTGGGTCTGAAGGAAGTGACCACCGGCGAGACGCTGTGCGATCCGTCGGCGCCGATCATCCTGGAGCGCATGGTGTTCCCGGATCCGGTGATCCACGTCGCTGTCGAGCCGAAGACCAAGGGCGACCAGGAAAAGATGGGTATCGCGCTGGGCCGCCTGGCTGCGGAGGATCCGTCCTTCCGTGTGCGCACGGACGAAGAGTCTGGCCAGACCATCATTTCCGGTATGGGTGAGCTGCACCTCGAGATCATCGTTGACCGCATGAAGCGCGAGTTCAACGTCGAAGCCAACGTGGGTGCGCCGCAGGTTGCGTACCGCGAGGCGATCCGCAAGGCGGTCGAACAGGAAGGCAAGTTCGTCAAGCAGTCCGGCGGCCGCGGTCAGTACGGTCACGTCTGGATCAAGCTGGAGCCGAACGAAACCGGCAAGGGCTACGAGTTCGTCGACGCGATCAAGGGTGGCGTGGTGCCGCGCGAGTACATCCCGGCGGTCGACAAGGGTCTGCAGGAAACGCTGCCTAATGGCGTTCTGGCCGGCTTCCCGGTGGTTGACGTCAAGGTCACGCTGTTCGACGGCTCCTACCACGACGTCGATTCGAATGAAAACGCGTTCAAGATGGCTGCTTCGATGGCCTTCAAGGACGCGATGCGCAAGGCCAATCCGATCCTGCTCGAGCCGATGATGGCGGTGGTGGTCGAGACGCCGGAAGATTACATGGGCAACGTGATGGGCGACCTGTCCGGTCGTCGGGGCATTGTCCAGGGCATGGACGATCTGCCTGGCGGCATGAAGGAGATCAAGGCCGAGGTTCCGCTGGCCGAGATGTTCGGCTACGCGACCCAGCTGCGTTCGCTGACTCAGGGCCGCGCCACCTACTCCATGGAATTCAAGCACTACTCCGAAGCGCCGAAGAGCGTCGCGGAGGCGGTGATCAGCAATCGCAAGTAA
- the rpsQ gene encoding 30S ribosomal protein S17, translating into MSEQVEKVRRALIGRVVSDKMQKTVTVLVERRVKHPLYGKIITRSAKYHAHVEDGGAGEGDLVEIEECRPISRTKTWRVTRVVEKARVI; encoded by the coding sequence ATGAGCGAGCAAGTTGAAAAGGTTCGCCGCGCCCTGATCGGGCGCGTGGTGAGCGACAAGATGCAGAAGACGGTGACCGTGCTGGTCGAGCGTCGTGTCAAGCACCCGCTTTACGGCAAGATCATTACCCGCTCCGCCAAGTACCACGCCCACGTGGAAGACGGCGGTGCTGGCGAAGGCGATCTGGTCGAGATCGAGGAGTGCCGTCCGATTTCGCGCACCAAGACCTGGCGCGTGACGCGAGTAGTGGAAAAGGCGCGGGTCATCTGA
- the rpsC gene encoding 30S ribosomal protein S3, with the protein MGQKIHPTGFRLAVTRDWGSRWFASSRDFSKMLHEDLKVRDYLKKRLAHASVGRVVIERPAKNARVTLFSARPGVVIGKKGEDIEALKRDLQKIVGVPVHVNIEEVRKPEIDAKLIADSIAQQLEKRIMFRRAMKRAMQNAMRLGAQGIKIMSSGRLNGAEIARTEWYREGRVPLHTLRANIDYGVSEAQTTYGVIGIKVWVFKGEMLGRNEQPVVAEPEADNRRGRRGAPRNDGGEGRPGRRPARRGDGQGRQEDSRSE; encoded by the coding sequence ATGGGTCAGAAAATCCATCCGACTGGCTTCCGCCTCGCTGTCACGCGTGATTGGGGTTCGCGCTGGTTCGCATCCAGCCGCGACTTCTCCAAGATGTTGCACGAGGACCTGAAGGTCCGCGATTACCTGAAGAAGCGTCTTGCTCACGCCTCCGTCGGTCGCGTCGTGATCGAGCGTCCGGCGAAGAACGCCCGCGTCACGCTGTTCAGCGCGCGTCCCGGCGTCGTGATCGGCAAGAAGGGCGAAGACATCGAGGCGCTCAAGCGCGACCTGCAGAAGATCGTTGGCGTGCCGGTGCACGTGAACATCGAAGAGGTCCGCAAGCCCGAGATCGATGCCAAGCTGATTGCCGACTCGATCGCGCAACAACTCGAAAAGCGGATCATGTTCCGTCGTGCGATGAAGCGCGCGATGCAGAATGCCATGCGCCTGGGCGCGCAGGGTATCAAGATCATGAGCTCCGGGCGTCTGAACGGTGCGGAAATTGCCCGTACCGAGTGGTACCGCGAGGGTCGCGTGCCGCTTCATACGCTGCGCGCCAACATCGACTACGGTGTCTCGGAAGCCCAGACCACCTACGGTGTGATCGGCATCAAGGTGTGGGTATTCAAGGGCGAAATGCTGGGTCGCAACGAGCAGCCGGTCGTTGCCGAACCCGAAGCCGACAACCGTCGCGGTCGTCGCGGTGCGCCGCGTAACGACGGTGGCGAGGGTCGTCCGGGTCGTCGTCCCGCTCGCCGCGGTGACGGCCAGGGTCGGCAAGAAGATAGCAGGAGTGAATGA
- the rplB gene encoding 50S ribosomal protein L2, with protein sequence MALVKLKPTSAGRRGMVKVVNPDLYKGRPHDALTEKKTSKAGRNNSGRVTVRHQGGGHKMHYRVIDFRRNKDGIAAKVERIEYDPNRSANIALLCYADGERRYIIAPRGVEVGQQLMSGAEAPIKAGNALPIRNIPVGSTIHCVEMMPGKGAQIARAAGTSVQLLAREGAYAQLRLRSGEIRRVHVECRATIGEVGNEEHSLRKIGKAGANRWRGIRPTVRGVAMNPVDHPHGGGEGRTGEGRVPVSPWGTPAKGYRTRRNKRTDNMIVQRRHKR encoded by the coding sequence ATGGCACTGGTAAAACTGAAGCCTACCTCGGCCGGCCGTCGCGGCATGGTCAAGGTGGTCAATCCTGATCTGTACAAGGGTCGTCCCCACGACGCACTGACTGAGAAGAAGACCAGCAAGGCCGGTCGGAACAACAGCGGGCGCGTGACTGTTCGCCACCAGGGCGGTGGTCACAAGATGCACTATCGCGTCATCGATTTCCGTCGCAACAAGGACGGCATCGCGGCGAAGGTCGAGCGCATCGAGTACGACCCGAACCGTTCGGCCAACATCGCCCTGCTGTGCTACGCCGACGGCGAGCGTCGCTACATCATCGCTCCGCGCGGTGTTGAGGTCGGGCAGCAGCTGATGTCCGGCGCCGAAGCGCCGATCAAGGCCGGTAACGCACTGCCGATCCGCAACATCCCGGTCGGCTCGACGATCCATTGCGTCGAAATGATGCCCGGCAAGGGTGCGCAGATTGCGCGCGCTGCGGGTACGTCGGTTCAGCTGCTTGCGCGCGAGGGCGCTTACGCCCAGTTGCGCCTGCGGTCCGGCGAAATCCGTCGTGTGCACGTCGAGTGTCGCGCGACGATCGGCGAGGTTGGCAACGAAGAGCACAGTCTGCGCAAGATCGGTAAGGCGGGCGCCAATCGCTGGCGCGGTATCCGCCCGACGGTTCGCGGTGTCGCGATGAACCCGGTGGATCACCCGCACGGCGGCGGCGAAGGCCGTACCGGCGAGGGTCGCGTGCCGGTGAGCCCGTGGGGTACGCCGGCGAAGGGTTACCGCACCCGTCGCAACAAGCGCACCGACAACATGATCGTGCAGCGTCGTCATAAGCGTTAA
- the rplN gene encoding 50S ribosomal protein L14 yields the protein MIQMQSKLDVADNTGARSVMCIKVLGGSKRRYASIGDIIKVTVKDAAPRGRVKKGDVYNAVVVRTAKGVRRPDGSLVKFDNNAAVLLNNKLEPIGTRIFGPVTRELRSERFMKIVSLAPEVL from the coding sequence ATGATTCAAATGCAGTCCAAGTTGGACGTTGCTGACAACACCGGTGCGCGTTCGGTTATGTGCATCAAGGTGCTGGGCGGCTCCAAGCGTCGGTACGCCAGTATCGGCGACATCATCAAGGTCACCGTGAAAGACGCCGCCCCGCGTGGTCGCGTCAAGAAGGGTGACGTCTACAACGCAGTCGTTGTCCGTACTGCCAAGGGTGTTCGTCGTCCGGACGGCTCGCTGGTGAAGTTCGATAACAACGCCGCGGTGCTTCTGAACAACAAGCTCGAGCCGATCGGCACGCGCATCTTTGGGCCGGTGACGCGCGAACTGCGCTCCGAGCGCTTCATGAAGATCGTGTCGCTTGCGCCGGAAGTGCTCTGA